The genomic stretch TCAAGAGTTACACCAACCTCACTGGCAGTTTCCTGTTTTAATTTGTCAAGTTGAGGTGCTGCCTCTGGAACAAGTCTCTTTCTTCTTGGCATCTTAGTTTTCCTCCCTTTTTGTTGAAAAAGATTTTTGTTTCTGCTTTCAATAAAGAAGTGTGCACCAAGTATTAAAGAAATATTAAGAAAAAAATGGGAGACTTTAAGATATTATAATTTGACAAATAAAATGCTATAATAAAGCTTGTCAAATAAAAAGTTTTGAGGGGGATAAAATTGGAAAACAAAGGCATTTATTATATAGATTTTGGAACACAGGCGCCGTTTGTTGAAGAGATTGAAAAAATGAATACAGAGTATTACCTTGCAAATGGCAAAAATAAAAAATATCATATTGTGACATACGGCTGTCAGATGAACGTTCATGATTCTGAAAAATTAGCTGGAATATTAAATGCAATGGGATACATTGAGACTGAAAACATTCAAGAAGCTGACTTGATAATATTTAACACATGTAGCGTGCGAGAACATGCAGAGTCAAGGGTATATGGAAATATTGGTCCTTTAAAGAGGCTAAAGGAAAAAAAGCCTGATTTGATAATTGGTGTGTGCGGATGTATGCCGCAGCAGGTTGAAGTTGCACAAAAACTTGCAAAATTGTTTCCATTTCTGGATATAATATTTGGCACAAAAAGTCTTCATAAATTTCCGCAACTTCTTTACACTGCTATTACCGAGAAAAAAACTGTTATTGATGTTTCGGAAGATGAGGATGTGGTTGTTGAAGGAATTCCAACTGCAAGAAGGCAAGGAGTTAGTGCATTTGTCAATATAATTTACGGATGTAACAACTTTTGTTCTTATTGCATAGTTCCATATGTCAGAGGAAGAGAAAGAAGCAGGCAACCTGAAGAGATTATTTATGAGATTGAACAGCTTGCTCAAAATGGAATAAAAGAAGTTACTCTTTTGGGGCAAAATGTTAATTCATATGGAAAAGACTTAGGAAATAATATCACCTTCCCGAAGCTACTTGAAAAGGTAAATGAAATAAAAGGAATTGAGAGGATTAGATTTGTAACTTCTCATCCTAAGGATTTGTCAGACGAGCTTATTGTGGCTATGAGGGATTTGGAGAAAGTCTGTGAACATATACATCTGCCAGTTCAGTCGGGGTCAACAAGGATATTAAAGGCTATGAACAGGCACTATACAAAAGAAGACTATCTTAGACTTGTTGAAAAGCTTAAAACAAATATTCCTGATATAGCAATTACCACTGACATAATTGTAGGTTTTCCGGGAGAAACAGATGAAGATTTTGAAGATACTCTTGATGTGTGCAGAAAGGTAGAGTTTGATTCTGCATATACATTTATCTATTCGAAAAGAAGAGGGACACCAGCTGAAAAAATGCCCAATCAAGTTCCAGATAATATAAAACACCAAAGATTTCAACGTCTTGTAAAGCTTGTTGAAGAGATAGCTTTAAAAAAGAACAGGCAGATGCTTGGCAGAACATACGAAATTCTTATTGATGGTCGCTCTAAAAGAAATAACTTGCTTGTTGGAAGGACAAGAACAAACAAGGTTGTCAATGTGAAATGTTCTGAGGAGTTTATGTTTAAGTTTGTCAATGTAAAGATATTAGAAGCTGCAGAGCATTGGCTGTATGGCGAGGTGATTTAGATTATGCAAGAGTTAACTCCTATGATGCAGCAATATATGGAAATAAAACAGAAGGTGAAAGATTGTATTTTATTTTTTAGGCTTGGCGATTTTTATGAGATGTTTTTTGAAGATGCGATTGTGGCGTCTAAAGAGCTTGAGATAGCTTTAACCAGCAGAGATTGTGGAAACAATGAAAAAGCTCCTATGTGCGGTGTGCCGTACCATTCTGCGACCAGTTACATTGCAAAGCTTATCGAAAAAGGTTACAAGGTTGCTATCTGCGAACAGGTGGAAGACCCAAAGCTTGCAAAGGGAATTGTTAAAAGGGAAATTACAAGAATAATAACTCCAGGCACATTTATTGACGATAATATTTCGACAGCCAATAATTTCATATGTTGTATATCAAAAGGCAGATCTGAATTTGCCCTGACATTTGTAGATGTTTCAACTGGTGAGATGTACTCTTGCCTTCTTGAAGAGGACCTTCAGAAACTGGTAAATGAAATTGGCAAATACAGTCCCAGTGAAATTTTAATTTCAAATATAGAAGATGAGCTTTATGAATTTTTGAAGAAAAACTGCGCTTCTTTTGTGCAGATGATAGAGTTTGTGGATTTACAAAAGTGCTATGAGGTCATAGAAAATCAGATAAATGTAGGTAAAATAGATGAAAGGCTAATTTTGAGCGTAGGGAATCTGCTAAAGTATTTAATAGAGACCCAAAAAATTTCCTTTGATTATATAAGAAGGTATGAATTTTACAGAGTCCAAAACTATCTTCAGATTGACATAAATACAAAGAGAAATTTGGAGCTCACAGAGAGTATTATTCAGCGCTCCAGAAAGAATA from Caldicellulosiruptor kronotskyensis 2002 encodes the following:
- the miaB gene encoding tRNA (N6-isopentenyl adenosine(37)-C2)-methylthiotransferase MiaB, translating into MENKGIYYIDFGTQAPFVEEIEKMNTEYYLANGKNKKYHIVTYGCQMNVHDSEKLAGILNAMGYIETENIQEADLIIFNTCSVREHAESRVYGNIGPLKRLKEKKPDLIIGVCGCMPQQVEVAQKLAKLFPFLDIIFGTKSLHKFPQLLYTAITEKKTVIDVSEDEDVVVEGIPTARRQGVSAFVNIIYGCNNFCSYCIVPYVRGRERSRQPEEIIYEIEQLAQNGIKEVTLLGQNVNSYGKDLGNNITFPKLLEKVNEIKGIERIRFVTSHPKDLSDELIVAMRDLEKVCEHIHLPVQSGSTRILKAMNRHYTKEDYLRLVEKLKTNIPDIAITTDIIVGFPGETDEDFEDTLDVCRKVEFDSAYTFIYSKRRGTPAEKMPNQVPDNIKHQRFQRLVKLVEEIALKKNRQMLGRTYEILIDGRSKRNNLLVGRTRTNKVVNVKCSEEFMFKFVNVKILEAAEHWLYGEVI